ATAGCGATAAAGGTGATCTCGGCTGATCCTTCAAAACTCTCGTCGTCGCAGCCTGAGCAAGCGGAGTTCAAGAGAAGGAAAAGAATCAGGAAAGGGCGTAACCAGGTCATTCGTTTTGCTCCAGAATAGTCGAGCGTTCTTACAAGGCGCACATCTTTGCCGAGAGAGCATTGAATTGCAAGGAGCCGTAGTTGCACGCTTGACGAGTTTTTCCTAGTCGAGATAGCCTGTATGCAAGCGTATGACGTCATGCGAAGAAAGTGTAAACGCGCCCGAGAGGCGTGGGTCATCGGTTCAAGGAGGACCTCTTGACAGAGAAGAAACCAGATCTGTCCGATTTGAAAGCCCGTTTGGGACTCAATAAACCCGGTGCTGCACCGCCCCCAGGGGCTACGCCACCCGCAGGCTCGCCAAGTGTCGGTCCTCAAGGCTCAACCTCACCGGCACCGAATGTCACGCCATCTCAAGGTTTGGCTGCCATTCCGGGTGCTCCCCAAGGGCCGAGCAACCAAGTTCCAGTAAGCGGTCTACCGCCCGGACTCGGTGCACCAGGTCAGGCTCAGCCGGCCGCGCCTCCACAGGCACAGGCTCCACCTCAGGCTCAGATGCCGCCGCAGGCGCAGGCGCCTCCTCAAGGTTTCGGGCCACCACCCGGTGCTGCACCTCCTACGGCCGCACCTCGTCCGGCGCCAGCTCCTAAGAAGGCCGCTCCGGTACCGTCCCCGTCCAATCTTTCTGCGGATATCTCAATCGGCAACGATATCGACGCAGCTCCCGTGTTTTCGAAAGGAACACTGGTGCTCTTCGCGATCTGTTTGGTGGTGGGAAGTGTGTTCGGTTACGCTGCGTCCACAACCATGTACACCAACGAAATCAACAGTGCGCGAAGTGACGATGCACAGAAGATCCTCGACGTGGTCAAGCCAAAGGTCGATGCGTTTCGGGAAGCCATTCCTAAGATTTCTTCGCTCAGCGAAACGGCTCCGGATTTTGAGGCCACCAAGGCAATCGGCACAGAGTTCGCTCTTGACGGAAGCCCGCTCGGCGGACCTCGCGTCCTGATTGGCCAAGCAGCCATCGACTCGGTGATGACCTACGCGATCGAGTCTCAAATGCTCGCCGCAATGTTGAAAGAGCATGAGCGTCTTACGAATGCTGACCGCGAGGAGATCGAGCAGTTGGCGAAAGATAATGAGATTTTGGAGAATCAGTTCTTCGGAGTCACATTTGATTACGTACACGCGCTAAAGAACGGTGGTGAGGCCAATTACGTACCCAAGGAAGGCCGTCTCGTAATCGGTCGCGGACCGGTCGAAGGCGACCCATCCAAGGTCAAGATTGAGCTCCCTGGAAGTGGGCAAGAGTCTGAGGTTGCAATCCAGGGGTACATCCCGATTGGTAAGCAGCAAATCATGCGCTCCGCAGGCCAGAATGCTCTGACCCGCTATCAATCACGAGTTCGCCAGATCAAATTCCAATCTCAAAAGATTGAAAAGGCACTCGAAGGCGTTACCGCCTCCCTTCAGGCTGTTGTCGAAGGCGCCTGAGATTCCCCATGAAAACTATCGTTTCCCTTCTTGAAGAAAGGGTGAACGACTCACCCAACGCCGTCGCCCTGTCCTATAAGGGCGAGAGGACGTGGGAGTCGATTTCTTGGGCTACTTGGTGGGAGCGCTCTGAGCGGCTTGCCGCGTATCTGATTCAGGAAGGCCTCAAGCCAGGTGATCGCGTACTCATTCTCTCTCGAACCCGTGTAGAATGGTTGATCGCCGACATTGGAATCATGATGGCCGGCGGGGCAAGCGTGCCGGTTTTCCCAAGCCTTTTGAGCGACGCATGTATTGAGATTGCCCAGGATTCTGGGGTCTCATTTCTGATTCTTGAAGACCGGGCACAGGCTGAAAAGCTTAAAGACCTCGATGCATCGATTCCGAGAATTGGATTCGAGCTAGATGCAACATCAACCACGCTTTCAGCGGCCGAGATGCGAGGACAGGCGGTTCTTTCAGACGAACCCGAAATGGTCTCTTCAAGGCGCAGAAGGCTCAGTGCCTCGGATTTGGCGAGCATTGTTTATACGAGTGGGACAAGTCGACGCCCTCTCGGAGTACCGCTCACCCACGGCAATTTCGCTCATGAGGTTGAGGCTATCTCAAAGCTAGGGATTGCGCGGTCGAACGACGTTCAGCTGCTCTTCCTGCCGCTGGCTCACATCTTCGCGAGGGTGCTCTATCTGTGCAGTATCGGGCTCGGAATGCGTACCGTTGTGGAGGGCGATCCCCAGAAACTGATTCAAACGTGTGTGGAGGCCCGGCCGACTTTTTTCGCAGGGGTGCCACATATCTTTGAGATATTGCGACGTCGCATCAGCACGGAGCTCGAGAAGAGTCCGTTGAGAGGCAAAGTGATGGGGGCCTTGCCGGCCTTTGTGACTTCGAGTTCGATGAATCCCATTCGCGCGAGATTTGGTGGTCGACTTCGGTTCATGATCTCCGGTGGCGCACGTCTGTCTCCGGATACGTCTGAGTATTTTGAGACGTTGGGCATCCCACTTCTTGAGGGTTATGGACTAACCGAAGCAAGTGGCGTGGCGACGGTCAATGTTCCAGATGAACGTAGAATCGGAAGTGTAGGGCGGCCAATTCCAGGAACTCAAGTGGCCATCGAAGAAGACGGAGAAATCCTGGTCCGTGGTCCTTCCTGCATGCATGGCTATTGGGGAGCGGCTGAGGAGATTTCAGTCGTCGATGAGCAGGGCTGGTTGCGAACAGGGGATTTGGGCTTCTATGACCGAGACGGGTTCCTTTTCATCACCGGGCGAAAAAAGGATATTTTGGTCACTTCGGGCGGGAAAAATATCGCGCCGTCTTGGATTGAAGCAGAACTGAAGACGAGAGCAAGCATCGCCGAGGCCATTTTGGTGGGTGACGGATTGCCCTTTATCGGAGCTTTGCTCGTGCCAGATTGGGAGCATCTCGAGTCCGTGTTGAACCGCAAAATCACAGAGGAAGAACGAAGTGGCGCTTTGCCGACGCGAGACGTGTTGTCGGTCGTGGAAAATGACGTGCAGAGCGTGAATGAAGGCCTTCCACCACACGAGCGTGTCAAACGTTTTGTGTTCATCACGGCCCTCGATTTGGCTCTTGATTATACGCCTACGCTAAAGCTCAAAAGAGACCGTGTCGTCGAACTTCATCGACCTCAGATAGATTCACTTTATCGTCGCGAAAGATGACTCTCAAATCAGATCCTCCGGTTTGGGGGATTTGATCGTAACTCGTCGGTTGTGGGCGGAAATGAAATGGGTCGGGTGAGGCTGATGCCCGCTGAACGAACAATTCGCAAAAAATTTGCAAAAGTTTTTTTGACGCGGTCCACGGTGGTTGTACGGTGGATGTAGGTGGAGCGCTGCAAGGCACTCACCTGACCTAACTGCACGAGGGCGCAGTAAGGAATTTGCATCGCAGGACCTGTCACGGATGACTACTGGCACAAGGATGTGCCGCCTGAGATGCCCGCATTCACGAATGGCCAAGGATGGCCTCCAACATGTGCAGGAGCACCAGATGAATGTAGACACGTTGATCCGAAGAAGTCCGAAAGCGAAGCCAATGTTTGGTGGGTTTCGTCGATTCAATCGACACGACCTTAAGACGTCGGTCGTAGTTCAGGACGAAGAGGGCTGGGAGATTCCATTGGATTCTGTGAACTTGAGCCCAACCGGCATGTTCGTTGAGTCCGACTTTCTATTCGAAGTTGGCGACCGCCACATTTTGATTTTTGAGGCGCCTGATAGTGGGGCGTGGATTCGCGTCGAGGCCAAGGTTATCCGAGTGGATAGCGGCGAAGTCGACACTCGCGTAAGCCCTCCAGAATCCATGCCATCGGGTATGGCTTACGAGTTCGAAGCGATTGAGGACGCCTCTTGGAGCGAACTCTGCCGGATTCTCGAGGCGTAATCATGTCCCTTGAGTTTGTGAAGATGCACGGGCTCGGGAATGATTTTGTGCTGGTCCAAGGCAAGCGAAGCGACTTCAGTTTGGAGTGGGTGAAAAGGGTGTGTGAGCCGCATTTCGGTGTGGGTGCCGATGGTGTTCTATTCTACTCGGTCGAAACCCCGCGAATGGAAGTGGTTAATGCCGATGGATCCACGCCAGAGATGTGCGGAAATGGCCTTCGGTGTGTGGCGCGGTGGCTCAACCATCATCACGGCTTACCGGGGACGTTTGTGATTCAGACGGATGCTGGAGCAAAGCTCTGCACCGTTAATCCAGATGGTCAGGTGCGAATCGAGATGGGAGAGGCGAAAATTCGCGAACTAAGAACACACGTGGGCGAAGTGAGTTTGAAGGGGATCTTTGTGGACATGGGGAACCCCCATTTCGTGGTCTTTTCTCCCGATGGCGATCTTGTTGAATTGGGAAAAGCAGTCAATGACGGTCACAAGGACTTTCCCAACGGAGTGAATCTCGAGTTCGTAGATAGCGAGTCTCCGGAACGACTTGTAGTGAGGGTTTGGGAACGCGGGGTTGGGCTTACGCTCGCCTGTGGCACGGGTGCTTGCGCGAGTGCGGCCGCTGCGTGGCATCTGCGAGGGGAATCGACGCCGCTCGAAGTTCAACTTCCCGGTGGAATTCTTCAAATTGAACACTCAGAAGGGCAAGTCCTGATGACAGGTCCCACACAGATAGTGTACACGGGGGCGCTTTCGGCGTCTTTCAACGAGGAAGTAGAGGAGTAGAAATGACACGGTTGTATCCATGGATGGTAGTGTTTGGCGGCCTCGTTAGCGGGTGTAGTGGAGATGTCATCATGGCCGGGAACTTGGCCGTAGCTGCGGTACCTTGTGTGCTCGTGGTCTTGACGATGAATCTGAAGCGGATTCGTTAATGGAGAGTTTCAGCAAAGTTTTTGAAGGGGCCAGCCTTAAAGATGCAATTGAGGTCGTTGGGCCGAAGGCACACGAGGCGAGACGCGCAGACTTCAAAACGTTCTGCGAAGTTGGGCTGATCATCTGCTTCAAAATGCTGGACACCAAAGAGGTTTGGACTATCGAGTTCGACTCCAAACGGTATTCGTTTGAGCGTGGCGAGGCCGTGGACTTTCCGCTGGTGACCATTGAGGGAAAGGCCGCCAATTGGCCTATCTTTCGCGCACACCTCTTGGAGTTGGCGGATCTTCTCGAAGGGCAGAAGGAGCGAGCCAAAGGGCGCAAATGGACGCGCGCTCTACATGATGTTTTCGAGTCTTTCGACGGCAGCATCGACCTGAGCTTTGTGGACGACACCTATCCGCATCCCATCGATATTCGAATCATTTTGAACAATTATGAAGATTCGTTTTTCGACAAGTTCTCAGCTACCATTCCAGTAGCGTTACTTTTCGACGTGGCCCGGGGACAGGTTTCACCACGCAGCGCCGCAAAGACGCTGAAGATCGGTGGTTCTCTAGGTTTTGCGATTGAGCTCGGCGGCTTCTTCGCCACGCATTTCGAAAAAACCTGATCGATTCAAGTGCACACTTGCGCGCTGGGTTCTCGCTCGTTACAAGTCAGGACGCTGGCGAATCCCCTGAGTGCATATGTTCATTCCTCCTAAAGATATTGGTTGGGTCGAAGTCATCTGTGGCCCCATGTTTTCGGGCAAGACCGAAGAATTGATTCGACGAATCCGCCGCGCAAGCTTTGCAAAACAACGGGTTCAAGTCTTCAAGCCCAAGATCGATGATCGCTACGACGCGAACGCGATCGTGAGCCACAATCAAGAGAGAGTAGAGGGGATTCCCGTTTCCGATCTCAAAGAGATGCGGCA
This Microvenator marinus DNA region includes the following protein-coding sequences:
- a CDS encoding PilZ domain-containing protein gives rise to the protein MNVDTLIRRSPKAKPMFGGFRRFNRHDLKTSVVVQDEEGWEIPLDSVNLSPTGMFVESDFLFEVGDRHILIFEAPDSGAWIRVEAKVIRVDSGEVDTRVSPPESMPSGMAYEFEAIEDASWSELCRILEA
- the dapF gene encoding diaminopimelate epimerase, whose translation is MSLEFVKMHGLGNDFVLVQGKRSDFSLEWVKRVCEPHFGVGADGVLFYSVETPRMEVVNADGSTPEMCGNGLRCVARWLNHHHGLPGTFVIQTDAGAKLCTVNPDGQVRIEMGEAKIRELRTHVGEVSLKGIFVDMGNPHFVVFSPDGDLVELGKAVNDGHKDFPNGVNLEFVDSESPERLVVRVWERGVGLTLACGTGACASAAAAWHLRGESTPLEVQLPGGILQIEHSEGQVLMTGPTQIVYTGALSASFNEEVEE
- a CDS encoding AMP-dependent synthetase/ligase → MKTIVSLLEERVNDSPNAVALSYKGERTWESISWATWWERSERLAAYLIQEGLKPGDRVLILSRTRVEWLIADIGIMMAGGASVPVFPSLLSDACIEIAQDSGVSFLILEDRAQAEKLKDLDASIPRIGFELDATSTTLSAAEMRGQAVLSDEPEMVSSRRRRLSASDLASIVYTSGTSRRPLGVPLTHGNFAHEVEAISKLGIARSNDVQLLFLPLAHIFARVLYLCSIGLGMRTVVEGDPQKLIQTCVEARPTFFAGVPHIFEILRRRISTELEKSPLRGKVMGALPAFVTSSSMNPIRARFGGRLRFMISGGARLSPDTSEYFETLGIPLLEGYGLTEASGVATVNVPDERRIGSVGRPIPGTQVAIEEDGEILVRGPSCMHGYWGAAEEISVVDEQGWLRTGDLGFYDRDGFLFITGRKKDILVTSGGKNIAPSWIEAELKTRASIAEAILVGDGLPFIGALLVPDWEHLESVLNRKITEEERSGALPTRDVLSVVENDVQSVNEGLPPHERVKRFVFITALDLALDYTPTLKLKRDRVVELHRPQIDSLYRRER